In the Anaerolineae bacterium genome, TAACCTGGATCAAAGTATAGCCAGGGCCGTTATCACGCGCGGCGACGTGACCATGGACCAGAGCGCGGGGGGGGTGATATTGGGGCGCAATATCACCACCGGCGACAACAGCGGCACCATTTTGATGGTGGCCGGACGGGTGGACGGTGACGTCAAGGCCGTTTTTGGCCCGGCTTCCAGCGCCGCTTTTGGCGCCGCCTTTGCTCTGGTCATGGCCCTTATTTTCTGGCTTAAACGTCGTTTAAGCCGCTAAACGTTTGGCAACCGTTCACCTTTGCTCTCTTGTCATTGCGAGCCAAAAGCGAAGTAGTCTCCACGGTTGATGGCGGAGATTGCTTCAGGCTACAGCCGCTTCACTTTCTACGCCTTCGTAATGACATGCCAAGAAGGTGAACAGTTAAAATGTTTGCTTTCAGCGTTAGTTCAGACCTTCATGGTTTGTCAAACCCGTTTGCCAAACCCGTTTGCCAAACCTCACGGGCCTGCATAAGGAAGGGCAGATGTTCATCTTTTTAAGATTAATTTGGCCGTATGTGCTGCGCTATACGGCCAGCCAGGGCGCCGGCTATGCCGCCAACTTTTTGCAAGCGCGGCGAGACCAACGTTTGGCGCAAGAGGAAGAGGAAACTGTCAAAGATACACCGTTTTCGGAAACGGAAAGCGGCTCCGGCCCGGAAATGCCGGAATGTGTGGCGACCGTTCCCCAACCCTGCCCGGCGGACGATGCTTTTTGGTTTGTTATGTCCGGCGTCTTGCTGGGGGCAGGCTTGAGCGTCATTGTCTCCTATCTCGTCAGGCCGGACGATCAATAGGGAGAGACCGTTGTACATTGTCACAACCGCCCAAATGCAAGCCGCTGAAAAAGCCGCCGACGCTTCGGGCCTGAGTTATGCCCAGATGATGGAAAACGCGGGCCGGGCCGTGGCCCAGGCTATTGAGACTCACTTTGACCCCGCTGGCGCGCGGGCGCTTATTTTGGTTGGGCCGGGCAACAATGGGGGGGACGGTTTGGTGGCGGCCCGCTATTTGGCCCGGGCCGGGGTCGCCGTAACGGTTTACGTGTGGAAACGCCATACCGCGGAAGACAAAAACTGGAAGCTTCTGTCTGAAACCGGGGTAGAGCGAGTTTTTTGGAGCGATGATTCCGGCCGGGCGCGCCTAACGCAATTGTTAAATGAGTGCGGCGTGATTGTTGACGCCCTGCTGGGCACCGGCGTCTCCCGGCCCATTGAAGGCAGCCTGGCCGAGTTGTTGGATCACGTTAAAGCCGTAGTTGCCGCTCGTCGCGCTTACGCCGACGGCCCCCTGGTTGACCCTACTTTGCCCGCCGGAGATGATGAACTTGACCCGGCAATTGTTGCCCTTGACGTGCCTTCGGGCCTCAATAGCGATACCGGCGCAGTGGACCCCCATACCCTTGCCGCCGACCTGACCGTGACCCTGGCCGCCGTTAAACGCGGCCATATTTTAATGCCCGGCCCCACAGTGGTGGGGCAGTTGGTGGTGGGCGACATTGAGATTTTGGCCGGCTGCTATCCGGCTGAAGTGACTTTAGAAATGGTTACAGGGGCCAAAGTGGCCCGGCTGCTGCCGCCCCGGCCGGTTGACGGCCACAAGGGCACTTTTGGCACGGCCCTCGTCGTCGCCGGTTCGTTACATTACACCGGCGCCGCACTTTTGGCCGGGCAGGCCGCCTATCGCAGCGGGGCGGGTTTGGTAACGTTGGCTTCCCCGAAAACCGTTCACCCGATCCTGGCGGCCCGCTCAATTGAAACCACCTACTTGCCCTTACCCGACCAGGATGGGGCGCTGGCTCCTGCGGCGGTTCAAATTTTAGAGGAAAGATTGGCCCAGGTAGAGGCGGCCTTGATTGGGCCGGGACTGGGCCAACATCCGCCAACCGTCTCGTTTTTGCGGCAACTTTTGGCCGGCCGGGATCCACTTCCGCCGCTGGGGCTGGATGCCGACGCCTTGAACATTTTGGCCCAACAGAACGAGTGGTGGAAATTGCTGCCCCCTCACTGCATTTTGACCCCTCATCCCGGCGAAATGGCTCGACTGACGGGAGTCACCCCCCAAGAAGTGCAAGCCGCGCGCCTGGAAACAGCCTGTGAAATGGCCGCCAAATGGAATCAAATTGTGTTGCTCAAAGGGGCGCATACCATCATTGCCGCGCCGGATGGCCGGACAATGGTGCTGCCGTTTGCCAATCCGGCCCTGGCCAAGGCCGGTTCCGGCGATGTGCTGGCCGGGGCCATTGTAGGTTTGCTGGCGCAAGGTTTAGCCCCCTTTGCGGCTGCCGAAGCCGGCGCTTACCTGCACGGCCTCTGTGGCGAAATTGCCCGGGAGCACCTGGGCGTTGCCGCAGTTGTGGCCGGGGATTTGCTTGGGTTTTTGCCAATGGCAATGCGGGAAGTGCGGGGGGAGTGAATGGTTCAACCGGGTTAGATTAACTTCATATAAAAGAAAGTGCTACCAATTTGCAAGACTTTTAGGGCCTGGGATGCTCAAATCAAAACACCCCCAAACCAATTGGGGGTGTTTTGATTCCAGCCCGGTTCCTTGATTTTAAGGCAGAATTAAAGTTCTTGGGGTAAAAAACAAGGAATGTTATAATTGGGAAAAAGATGGGACAACTGGAAGCGATCTGGTTAAAGCGCATGAAAGCCGGTCCGATGGACCCCGTTGAACGAGCTACTTTGGTGGCCGGGCAAGGTTTAAGGGGCAACGCCAATCAAGGGGGTAAACGGCAAGTTACCCTGCTGGAGCAGGAAATTTGGCAAACCCTGATGGAACAGTGGGGCGTTTCGTTAGACCCTTCGGCCCGGCGGGCTAACCTGATGTTGAGCGGTATTCGTTTGGCCAATAGTCGGAAACGGGTTTTGCTTGTTGGTAATTGCCGTATCCGTATTTGGGGCGAAACCAAACCGTGCGAACGGATGGATGAAGTATGGCCCGGTTTAAGGGCAGCGCTGGTTGATAATTGGGGGGGCGGCGCTTTTGGCGAAGTTTTGGATGATGGCAAAATCAATATCGGCGATCCAGCCCGCTGGCTGGAGGAATGACAGAGGAAAAATTATGGCAACCAAACCTAAAGTACACAAAACCGAGGCGGAATGGAAAGAAATACTCACCCCGGAGCAGTTTGAAATTGCTCGCAAAAAGGGCACCGAACGTCCCTTTACCGGGGAGTATTATCAGCATAAGGAGGAAGGCATTTACCGTTGCGTCTGCTGTGGCGCTGAATTATTCAGTTCGGAAACAAAGTATGATTCCGGTTCGGGCTGGCCCAGTTTTTGGGAACCGATGGTGGATGACAACATAAAAACCGAGGAAGACAACAGTTTATTTATGCGCCGCACCGAAGTGCTGTGCCAGGTGTGTGACGCTCACCTGGGCCACGTATTTGACGATGGCCCGGCGCCTACGCATCAACGCTATTGCATCAATTCCGCTTCGCTCAAGTTTGAGAAAAAAGATCAGGCCGGAGAGGGATAAAAGATGTCCTGGGCGACCTCTGTTGCCCGTTAGAGCGCGGCCCAATATTGCCTTAATTCGGCAATATCCTCAAAGATAACGTCGGGTTGAATGCCCTTGAGGGAGATAGAGTCTTCATTGTCAACGCCGGTCAGGACCATAATGGTTTTGAGGCCGGCCCGCTGCGCCCCCCAAATGTCCGTTTCCAGGCGGTCGCCGAGCGCGGCGGTGCGGGCAGGAGTGCTACCCATTTGTTGCATGGCCAGGTCAAACATGTAACGTTCCGGCTTGCCGATGGTGGTGGGCTTAACCCCGGTAGCGGCTTCAATAAGGGCCAAAATGGAGCCGCTACCGGGGATAAAACGCCCTCCCTCGATGGGGAACGTCAAATCGCCATTGGTGCCCACAAAACGCGCCCCGTCCCCGATGAGCAGAGCGGCATGTTTAACCTTCTCATAGGTCAGTTCAAAATCAATCCCGGCTACTACCACATCAGCGGGTTGGCTGGAATCTGGCAGTACGGTAAAACCGGCGTGATGCATAGCTTGGCGCAAACCTTCTTGTCCCACCACATAAACTTTGGCTCCGTTTTTATACTCCTGTTTTAAATAGGCGGCTGTGGCCAGAGCGGAGGTGAGAATATGTTCTGGCCTCACCGTAGTAACCCCAAATTTGGCCAGTTTTTGCAAAAATTGTTCCGGCGTTTTGCTGGCATTATTGGTGGCCAACACAAAGGCAATGGCCTGATGCTGCAAAAAGTCAAAAAACTCTATCAGGCCGGGTAGGGGAGTATCTGCCCGCCACAATACCCCATCCATATCAATGACCAGGGCCTGGATGTCGGCTAGATTGAATTGGTTAAAGTTTTTCATATTTTATTTTCTACAGAGGGTAAAAAGATAAGGGCGGAAACAAAACGGGCCAGGCTTAACGCGGCCAGGGCGGCTCCGGCCCATAGATTGCCCGTAAGCAGGATAAAGGGAGCGGCGTACACGGCGGCAAAAAAATTATAGCCGGTGTTGGTCAACAGGGCCACGTACTTGGCCCGGGGGTTGGCGCTGGCCGCAATCCGGCGGATGCCAAAAATCATTATCGGGATTTCGGCCACTGAAAAAACGGCCAGAAAAAGAAACAGGACCCACACAATCAGGGGGCTGGTCAAAAGAGCAGGTATCCACGCTTGCGCCATTACCAGCACACAAAAAGCGGTCAGAATAACGGCCCCGATCAGGCCAATCAAGCCGGTTAGAACAATGCTAGCGCGGGTCATCGTTTTTATTTGACTCCTCGGCTGTTGAGGTTTGAGCCACGTCCTTTTCCACTTCTACCGCCGCCGTAACAATGGCCCAACTGACCAACCCCCAGGTAACGCCGGAAATCAGGCTGCCAATCCCCAACGACCAGGCCGTAACGGGCGTGGTTGGGTCTCTAAAGATACCGATAACGGTAAGAATGACGCCCAGGGCGGCAAAAGTGAGGCCGATCTTGAGCGGGCCGCTCATGCGCTGCCATAAGTTTTTGGTTTGATGGTTTGTTTGGTTCATAGTTGTTTGTTTCTCCTGCCATAGCCATGCGGATTTTAGCAGAAATGAGGCAGGATGCAACCCAGGCCGGAGGTTATTGGCGATGATTTATAGTGCTCCAGAAAAGTTTTTACCGCTGAAACAAGTAGCAAGGTAGCAGAGTAGCAAACTTTTTATCTGCTACCTTCCTGCTACCTTGTTTTTTGGGAAGGAATTTTTCTGGACATCTATATTAGGCTAAATTCTTGCCCCAATTAACACTATTAAAAATTTTAAGGTTGAGCTTGTACTTTTCTTCTCCCCAATTGAGCAAAGTTGTAGTATAATAGCACCAGAATCTTAATAGTACCAGAGTCCTATTATTAGCTTGTTGTGTCGAGGGAGTCCTATGCACTCGTTCAATCGCTTGTTCAACCGCCCAGATGCCGGCAGCAGTGATGTTGCTAAAAACCGTTTGCAACAGGTGCTTGTCCACGACCGGGTGAATCTTTCTCCGGGAAAAATGGATCACCTCAAACATGATTTGGCGCAAGTTATCTCCAGGTATGTTGAAATTGACCAGGATGGCGTGAATATTTTTCTGACCGCCACCAAACGCCAAAGCTGTTTGACCGCTCAGGTGCCGGTGGTGGGAGCATTTCACAAATAATTTTTTCAAGTGCAAAAACTATTTATAGGACCGCCTGAATCACGCCCCGCCGGCCATTGACCCGCCACTCGGCATCTTGTTGATCCAACGCCTCAGCCCGGCCGGGCTGCAAGCCGGTGACAACATCGGATTTCAGGGTGCGGAGGGCAACAAAAGGCGCGGGGAAATAGGGAATGGCCTGGGCAAAGGGCACATCCGGCGGCCAGTGGCCGTCGCTCAGGAGGCGGCGATAATTGGCGTCGCCTTTGATGACAACCAGGTGGGCTTGGGCCAGTTGAGCATGCAGGGGGGGCGGAATTTCCCAAAAAAAGCGGCTGCTGTTCCAAAAGAGGTCGGCCTGCACTTGCAGCCGATTTTTTTGTTGATACTCGGTTAACCGTTTGGCCAGCGACTGTATTGCAGCCGCCGGCTGTTTTTTGGCCGCGGTAACGGCCATGGCCACGTCGGCCGGCGTGGCGTCGGAAACGTAAGTGGGATGCGCCTTAACGTGCAGAGTCACGTGTTTGGCCCACAAAAACTTGAGCAAAAAATCGGCCAGGGCAAAGTCCAGCAGCAATTCCGTGCCGGTGTTGTCGCAGATGAAGTCAATCCGGGCATGGGGCCGGTCCGCCTTTTGCAGGTGGGCCAACACGGCTTCGGTGTCGTCGGCCAATAATTCCCCTAAAGCCTTTGGCCCCCCAGCCTGCTGCCTTAGCTCCTCAACAATTTGGGGATGGCTCAAGTCAACCCGGTTGCCCCAAATGCAGTGGCGCAATAGTTTCTGGAAATGCTCCGGCGTACTGGCTGAGGCGTACTCCAGGCCCAGGGCTAAAACTTGCCAGGGAATCTCGTTGGCCAGTTCGGCTTGTTTGGCGGGCAGAAAGGGGTCAACCCCGGCCCACGGGCCAGGGCTAAAGTAGCCGGCGCTTTCTAAAAGCCGGCGGTAGAAAAAAACTTCGGCAAAGTACCAGGGAATATTGAACCAGTTTTTATTTTGATAAGGCTGCCAGGCGTTGCGCCAGCTTTCTCCATCCGGCGCGCTTGTGCGCAGGGGCCGGACCGGCTTTCCCTGGGCCAGCTCATCATGCAGGTTTTGCAGTTCTTGCACAATGGCGTCTGGATATTGACCGGCATGGTCGGCCAGAACTTGCTGCACAATCCGGGGTTTTCGCACGGCCATAGTTTTATGAGCAAAAGCGTTATCCGCCTTGTTCGTCATCAGCGGCGGCGGCACTTGGCCGGGATCAAATTTGGAGGAGGAGTGGCTCATAAGAAAAACCGATCAACTTCATCTTTGCCACGTTGGCCTTGCCTTGACTTTATCAATCCACCTGGTCCGCGCTCAAATGCGACCCTCTGGCCTGGTACCCTTCGGGCTTTTTCACCAAAAACGGGCCCATCACCAACTGGTCAATGTCTGAAGCGGCAAAGGTATTGATGGCGTTGCGGGGAGTGGTCACAATTGGCTCGCCGCGCAGGTTGTAAGAAGTGTTAAGCAGCACCGGCACGCCGGTGGCCTGGCCAAATTTTTTGATCAGGTTGTAGTAGCCGGGATTCCACTGCTCGCGCACGCTTTGCAGGCGGCCCGTGCCCATGTGACACACCGCCTGGATTTTGTCCCACTTGTCTTCGGGAATGCCGGAGACCATCAGCATAAAGCGGGGCGGGTATTGCCGGTCCAGGCCGGGTGTATTAAAATACTCGTGAGCGCGTTCTTCAATCACCACCGGGGCAAAAGGCCGGAACGGCTCGCGGAATTTGATTTTGGTGTTGACGATCTCCTTCATCTCCTCGCGCCGCGGGTCGGCGATAATGGAACGGCTGCCCAGGGCGCGCGGACCCCATTCAAAACGGCCCCGGTACCAGCCAATGACCTTGCTTTGCAGCAGCGCGTCTACGGCCTGGTCCAGCAATTTATCTTCGTCGTCAAATTCCTCGTAGGCAAAACCCTCTTTTTTGATGGCCGCAATCATGTCGCCGGCGGGGTATTCCGCCCCCCAGTAAGCGTGTTCCATGGTAAATTGGCGCGGCCGGCCAAAGATAACGTGATAAGCGTACAGGGCTGCCCCTATCGCGCCGCCGGAGTCGCCGGCCGCGGGTTGGATGAAGACATTTTCAAATGGCCCTTCGCGCATCAGGCGGCCGTTGGCCGTGCTGTTGAGGGCCACGCCGCCGGCCATCACCAGATTTTTGGAGCCGGTCTGGCGGTGAGCGGCCTGGGCCATTTTGAGCATTATTTCTTCGGTGACACGCTGAATACTGGCCGCAATGTCGGCATACGCTTGATTTTGCCGGGCTACGGCCTCGTCCCAGGCGGGATGGTCTTTGCCGGGGTGGGTTTTGTAATTAAAGAATTCGGATTCGGGCCGGCGGGGCGGGCTGCCAAACAGGTCCACAAAACGCCGGTTAAAGGTGTGCTGGGTAGAATGATGGAAACTGAAATAATCCATATTCAGGGTCAGGCCGCCGTTGTCATCAATGTTGACCACCCGGTTGACCTTATCTATGTATTTTGGCTCGCCGTAGGGGGCCATGCCCATCACCTTGTACTCGCCGTTGTTGACCCGGAAACCCAGGTAAGCGGTAAAGGCGGAGTAGAGCAACCCCAGGGAATGGGGGAAACGCAGCTCGTGAGTGAGGTCAATGTGGTTGACCCCCTGGCCGTTCCACTGGGCCGTCGCCCGGCCCATACTGGCCGTTGTCCATTCGCCCACGCCGTCAATGGTAATTATCGCGGCTTCCGCAAAGGGAGAACAAAACATGGCGCTGGCCGCATGGGTGAGGTGATGCTCCACAAATAAAATTTTGTTGGCCGGCACGCCAATGCCGGTTTGCAATTTGCTCTTGATCCACAGTTTTTCGTCAAACCAGGTAACCATTGACTCCCGGAAAACGGCCCACGACTTGGGAAAGGTGCCCAGGGTGGTTTGCAAAATACGCTCAAACTTGACCAACGGTTTTTCATAAAAAACCACGTAATCCAGATCGTCGGGGGAGAGTTGGGCGTGTTTTAGGCAAAAGTTGATGGCATGTTGCGGAAAGCTGCTATCGTGTTTTTTGCGGGTAAAACGCTCTTCTTCGGCGGCGGCCACCAACTGGCCGTCCATGAGCAGGGCGGCGGCGGCATCGTGATAATAACAAGAAACACCTAAAATATTCATTTAAAATTGCCTCAGTACGTCTTCAAATTTTTGGTCGCCGGTGGGGCGAGTCCGCCACAGTTCAGCCGGCTGTTTTTTGATATGCAGGGGGTCGGCAAAAAGGCGCACGCCCAGCCCAAAGGGCACCAGAACGGTGAAGTAAAAAATAGTCAAGGCCACTCTGGCCACCCAATCCCCCAGGAATTGGCCAAAGCTTTTCCAACCATGCCAAAAATCCTTGATGAGAAAAAGGCCCAACCCAATAAAGATAATCGCGCCCAGGCCAATGATAGAGCGGACAATGACCACGCTGGGTTCGGCCACCTGGCCGCCGGTAAGCATGGTGAAGAGATTGAACAAACTTCTTATTGATCCCAGAAAAGCCAGCAAGGCCAGCATCAAGGAACCATACAGGGCATGCTTGTGCGGCCAGCGGCCTTGCAAAAAACCAAACAGAGTGATCAAGACCCCCAGCAGCGCCGGAAACCACCTGGCCTCACCGGCCAGGCCCGTAAAATAGTAATAGACGGCCCCCAAGAGAGTCAAAAGAAGGCCGAAACAAATTGTTATGATTTTCATGGATACTCTAAAACCACCTATTAGATTTTTCAGGAGGTAAACGTATGCCTCCTGTTGTGCCAATGTTTGTTTGCCCAAGCGTCTCAGAACAGCGTATAAACGAAGGGCGCCACCCCCGACGACGAAGCAAAAAGCAAGAACAGGCCATAAAGCAACCCTATGGCCAAACATAAAAGCGCCGGGCAAGCCACCACCAGACCGATGATCAGGAAGATAAATTTGTTTGAAACGCCAGACGGCGGTTCAGGCAACGCCATTGTTTACCTCAATAAAAACCTTCAGGATTTTGAAAACCCTAAAGGTCTGGATGGGTTGAAAACACCCTAAAACAGCGTATAAATGAAAGGCGCCACGCCCGACGACGAGGCAAAAACTAGCAGCAGACCAAAGAGCAACAAAACCGTGACCATTGGAATCATCCACCACAATTTACGCTGCCACAAAAATACCAGCACTTCGCCAACAACGCCGGTGTTGGTCACCATTCCTTTGAAAAAGTTCTTCATAGTGTTTCACCTTGTTTAATTAGGGGGTATAAACCTGA is a window encoding:
- a CDS encoding NAD(P)H-hydrate dehydratase, whose translation is MNRERPLYIVTTAQMQAAEKAADASGLSYAQMMENAGRAVAQAIETHFDPAGARALILVGPGNNGGDGLVAARYLARAGVAVTVYVWKRHTAEDKNWKLLSETGVERVFWSDDSGRARLTQLLNECGVIVDALLGTGVSRPIEGSLAELLDHVKAVVAARRAYADGPLVDPTLPAGDDELDPAIVALDVPSGLNSDTGAVDPHTLAADLTVTLAAVKRGHILMPGPTVVGQLVVGDIEILAGCYPAEVTLEMVTGAKVARLLPPRPVDGHKGTFGTALVVAGSLHYTGAALLAGQAAYRSGAGLVTLASPKTVHPILAARSIETTYLPLPDQDGALAPAAVQILEERLAQVEAALIGPGLGQHPPTVSFLRQLLAGRDPLPPLGLDADALNILAQQNEWWKLLPPHCILTPHPGEMARLTGVTPQEVQAARLETACEMAAKWNQIVLLKGAHTIIAAPDGRTMVLPFANPALAKAGSGDVLAGAIVGLLAQGLAPFAAAEAGAYLHGLCGEIAREHLGVAAVVAGDLLGFLPMAMREVRGE
- a CDS encoding sulfurase, giving the protein MGQLEAIWLKRMKAGPMDPVERATLVAGQGLRGNANQGGKRQVTLLEQEIWQTLMEQWGVSLDPSARRANLMLSGIRLANSRKRVLLVGNCRIRIWGETKPCERMDEVWPGLRAALVDNWGGGAFGEVLDDGKINIGDPARWLEE
- the msrB gene encoding peptide-methionine (R)-S-oxide reductase MsrB; the encoded protein is MATKPKVHKTEAEWKEILTPEQFEIARKKGTERPFTGEYYQHKEEGIYRCVCCGAELFSSETKYDSGSGWPSFWEPMVDDNIKTEEDNSLFMRRTEVLCQVCDAHLGHVFDDGPAPTHQRYCINSASLKFEKKDQAGEG
- a CDS encoding HAD-IIA family hydrolase, translating into MKNFNQFNLADIQALVIDMDGVLWRADTPLPGLIEFFDFLQHQAIAFVLATNNASKTPEQFLQKLAKFGVTTVRPEHILTSALATAAYLKQEYKNGAKVYVVGQEGLRQAMHHAGFTVLPDSSQPADVVVAGIDFELTYEKVKHAALLIGDGARFVGTNGDLTFPIEGGRFIPGSGSILALIEAATGVKPTTIGKPERYMFDLAMQQMGSTPARTAALGDRLETDIWGAQRAGLKTIMVLTGVDNEDSISLKGIQPDVIFEDIAELRQYWAAL
- the minE gene encoding cell division topological specificity factor MinE, producing MHSFNRLFNRPDAGSSDVAKNRLQQVLVHDRVNLSPGKMDHLKHDLAQVISRYVEIDQDGVNIFLTATKRQSCLTAQVPVVGAFHK
- a CDS encoding protein-glutamate O-methyltransferase family protein; the protein is MSHSSSKFDPGQVPPPLMTNKADNAFAHKTMAVRKPRIVQQVLADHAGQYPDAIVQELQNLHDELAQGKPVRPLRTSAPDGESWRNAWQPYQNKNWFNIPWYFAEVFFYRRLLESAGYFSPGPWAGVDPFLPAKQAELANEIPWQVLALGLEYASASTPEHFQKLLRHCIWGNRVDLSHPQIVEELRQQAGGPKALGELLADDTEAVLAHLQKADRPHARIDFICDNTGTELLLDFALADFLLKFLWAKHVTLHVKAHPTYVSDATPADVAMAVTAAKKQPAAAIQSLAKRLTEYQQKNRLQVQADLFWNSSRFFWEIPPPLHAQLAQAHLVVIKGDANYRRLLSDGHWPPDVPFAQAIPYFPAPFVALRTLKSDVVTGLQPGRAEALDQQDAEWRVNGRRGVIQAVL
- a CDS encoding carbamoyltransferase translates to MNILGVSCYYHDAAAALLMDGQLVAAAEEERFTRKKHDSSFPQHAINFCLKHAQLSPDDLDYVVFYEKPLVKFERILQTTLGTFPKSWAVFRESMVTWFDEKLWIKSKLQTGIGVPANKILFVEHHLTHAASAMFCSPFAEAAIITIDGVGEWTTASMGRATAQWNGQGVNHIDLTHELRFPHSLGLLYSAFTAYLGFRVNNGEYKVMGMAPYGEPKYIDKVNRVVNIDDNGGLTLNMDYFSFHHSTQHTFNRRFVDLFGSPPRRPESEFFNYKTHPGKDHPAWDEAVARQNQAYADIAASIQRVTEEIMLKMAQAAHRQTGSKNLVMAGGVALNSTANGRLMREGPFENVFIQPAAGDSGGAIGAALYAYHVIFGRPRQFTMEHAYWGAEYPAGDMIAAIKKEGFAYEEFDDEDKLLDQAVDALLQSKVIGWYRGRFEWGPRALGSRSIIADPRREEMKEIVNTKIKFREPFRPFAPVVIEERAHEYFNTPGLDRQYPPRFMLMVSGIPEDKWDKIQAVCHMGTGRLQSVREQWNPGYYNLIKKFGQATGVPVLLNTSYNLRGEPIVTTPRNAINTFAASDIDQLVMGPFLVKKPEGYQARGSHLSADQVD